In the Natronoglycomyces albus genome, GCCGGATGCTCGCCTCAGCGTCAGCGGTCTGGAGCCGTCCTGGACAGGCCACCAGAGCCAGTGCCAGCGAGCCGCACTTGGTCGTCGGGCGTACTAGATCGGCGCGCGTAGCGATGAGGGCCGCCTCAGTTGGTGAGTAGCGGTAGATCGGGTATGGCAAGGTGGCCGCGCCCATCAGGTAGATATCGACGGCGGGGCTCGCTCGCGCGGTCTCCATTGCGGTGATCAGGGCAGGCGGCAGACCCGATTTGGCCAGTGGCAGCCGGGGGGAGGTGGCGAGGTCGCGATCGTTGATCTCGGGCGAGATTGTGGACGGAGATAGGTTTCGGTTGAGCCATTCCCATTGCGACAGTGTGTTCGCCTGTGAGTGGGTCGATTCGCTGCGGGTCACGTCGCAGGTGGGGCATTGGGGGTCGGGGACGACATCCCGGTGGCTAAAGGAGCCGGAGACGGGGTCCCACTGCCATAGGCGGTGGGGTGGGCGCGGTGGGTTGAACCCTGTGGCCATGGCGTGAACCTCGGCGATGGCTAGGGCACTCATGATGCCGATGTGGGCCGCTTGGGGGTTCGCCGAGGCAGGGCTTATGCCGCTGTGGCGAAAGCACGCTAGACACGTGGTCGCCGGTCCGGTGAAGACGGGCCCCAGGTGAAGTTGGCCGGTAGCAGCGACCCGCAAGAGGTCGATTTTGTTTCGTCTGGCGAACGCATAAGCGGCTGGCAGATGTTCTGCGACGTCACAGGCGATCACCAAGGCGTTGCTGGTCGCGGGTGGTTCGCCCAGGTCCGAAACCCGTCCCATTCCAGCCTTGATCGCGTCGGTTCTCAGCCGCGCGAAGATTTCGCTGGGCGCGGCTATGAAGAGCTCTTGTTTATTCAGGGCTTGCGCGACCGCGGTGGGGTGATCGTGGGCGCCTGTCACCGACAGATGACGCGCCACGAAGGCGGTGGCCGCGTCGGGACTGGCCTCACCTGGGCCGGTCACCAGTAGGCCTCGCTGCCGCAATGCATCCAGCAGGGTTGTCACGTGGTCAAGTGGGACGTCCAGCTGGCTGGCCAACTGGGCGGGCGAGGAGTGTCCGTCCAACAGAGGCAGCAGCGAGGCCAGGATAGCTGTCGAGGCGGCGCCGCTAATGCGGACCCGGCGGGGCCCGCCTTCTATCAGGATGAGGCCCGGTTCGGCCACGATGGCGAGGCCAGGTGCCAAGAGTGGATGGCGCGGCGTCATTGTGGCTCCTTTACAGGGGTCTCGATGGGCGCCGCCGCCGCGATCGCCTCGGCTAGGCGGGGGTCTCCCCACGCACTCGATTTTGGACAGTCGGGGCAATCCTGGCGTGCCGATACCTGGTAGGTCGACAACTGCGAGCTCATGAGGTCCAGCAGGTGCGTCGATCCCGGCATCGGCGCCGCGCATGCCATACGTATGAGAGATTCGGCCAAGCTCACGTGGTGCGGCAGATGTCCGTAGACGCCCAAGGTGTCATCGGCGCTATATGCGCGGCGCAATCTCAAGCGAAGCTGGCGGCCAGGATCGTGCTGATCACGGCGGAATTCGAAGCACGAATAGCAAGGGCCGTTAGTGGGGTCAATCCAGGGGCCAACGATGAGGCGTGGGTGCTCGACCATGACAGGCAGCCATGGGGTTCCCGCGGCGGCGGCACGACGGTTCCATTCGGCGCAATGGCCCGGTTCGGGTCTCCAGGAGACCAGGACGAGGGCCGATGCGTGGTCGGGTGGGTCCTCTACCGGGACGATTCGCGCTCCGAGGTCGCAAAGTTCTCGCGCGACATCGCGCCCGAACTCGCCGATCGCGCTCACGGCAAGCCGGTCTAGGCGAATGGCTGTGGCCATGAGTTCTGCTCCTTTTCTGACAGCGCGGGGTAACCCATGCGAGCACACGCTTCGGCTAGCCGCGGATGAGCGCGAAACTGACTGCGCGGATGCAGAGACATCGGCTGCAAATCGGGCACGATCACAGCCACCGCGCACAGACCCACTCGGCGGAGTTCCGCCGTGGTCAGGTCGGCGCAATAGGCGGCCATGTTAAGTTCCCGCAGCCGCGACAAGATTTGACGCAGAGCCGTTAGTGGGTCTTCGGGCAGGCCAGGGCCAGGTTCGATGACCAAACGTTGGTCTAGGCCGTCGGTGAGGAACTCGAATGCCACGCCTCGCTGTGGCTGCGCCATGTACCGAGCGCCGTCCATGATGTCGTTCCACGTGGCGTCCACTTGGTCGGGTGCGGTGGAGTGCAGGAGCTGCCGGATGGTGAAGACTTCGATGAGCGCCTTTTCAGCGGCCTCGGCTAGTGAGCGCCCGGTGCTCGCCCCGACGAGGTTGCGTCCTTGGCGGTCATGTGCGGACTGTTGGAGTACATAGACTGTGGGAACACCGATGTCGGTCGTAGCGTCGAATAGGTGGGTGGTGAGGAATCGCCGGCGTCCGGCTTCGAGTAGGTATCGCACATGGGCCGAATAGGCACTGTGGTGGACCGGAGGCAATGGTAGTTTCTCTAGCCAGGTCAAGGCGATGGCGTCGCGCTCGATGACTTCCATGAGCCCGCTCAAGAGCGCCCGAACGGGGTCGGAATGGACAGCGTGCCCGGTCGAAATCTGGAAGCAGATGCGTTCATTGGGTTCGGCATGAATGCCATATCCAGTCAGGACGGCGGGAAGCCAGGTCGGTTCATTCGTGTATAGGTCCACGCCACGCCGCCACCTGATTTGCGCTGCCGGATCGAAGGGGACGAAGGGATTATCAGGGTGGGCGTATTCGCTTGTGGTGCAACGAGCCAGCCTCGAATGGTCGAAGACCCTGCCGGGTAGATCTGAGGCCCGAGCGCGCACCAGCTCAGCGGTTGGGAACGAACCGGCGTAACGCTCATAGGCTTCGGCTATGGCGATGTGACGGGCCAACTGGGCATCGTCCAACAATCGGCCGGTTCCACTCAGGATGGTGTGACCATGCGTTTCGGTGACTCCATGGTGTCCAATATGGGTGTTGCCCGCGCGAGCGTGAGCCATGCGTACCCGATCCAGTCCGCGCCCAGCCAGACTGAATCGCACGTCGCTGACAACGCCGAGCGGATGAACGGATTGAGTCAAGGTGTGCATGAGGTCCTCGAATTAGGGCCAGAGGGCGCAGCCATTGGCTTGGGCGGGACCCAGCGGCGGCCTCGGCGGCCCACGTGGGCTTCGGTGGAGGCCCGGAGCTGGGACCCGGGCCCCACCACGACTGCCTTTTCTAACAGCCGCACCGGACGCTCGAAGCGCAACATCCGGAGATCGTGGAGACATCGGGGTCGTGCGGAGTCAGGTCGCCGGCGTTTTCCAATATGTCGGCCACGAGCGCGTCCCAGTCTCCGTTCGAGACGTCTTGGACATCAAGGTCGAGTTCTTCGTGCATGGCATGTGCGGACATATGCCCTCCAAACTGATAGGGGTGGGCGATCCGCAAAGGTGCTCGGGTTGCGGAGTCGGCCAGGGCCCAGTGCTCCGCGGTGCGGTCACACTCAAGCACGGATCAGCCCGTCTGCTCTATTATTAAGAAGTATTACTAATAATAGATGCGTAGACTTTACCACCAGGACAAATGCCGCACCCGCTTTCGGCGACATGAACGCGCAGCTCACCGCATGAATATTCACAAAACCAACCGATAACACCGCTACCATAAATGTGATCAACATCACTTTGGCAATGCGGGGGTTGACTCGCGCGAGGTCTCGCACCGCAGGTCTACAGTGGCCTGACCATATAGAACTCTGGAATGATCAGCGGAATGGGTCTTCCCTGTTCTCGGTCGTGCCCCAAGGATCATCCTCCAGCAACCACGAGTCGTAGGCGTCTTCGGAAGACTCCTCCTCTTCGGGCTCCGTCCTGGTTTGCCCCAACCTCGGTGGCGGAGGCGGTGGCGGGGCCATCGCCCGGACCTGCGGTGCAGCCCGATTCACCATCGCCCCACCAGATGGGCCCTGGGCACCGGCTCCCGCTGCGCCTCCTTGGCCGCCAGAGCCACCGCCGGAGGGCATGCCACCGCCAGACATCAACATGCCGCCATAAAGGCCGCCCTGTGTGTCACCTTCTCCCCCATGGAGCTGCCAATCAACACCACCATCCTCACCCACCGGCGCGGTAGGCGGAAAAATTGGAGCCATTCCCGCCGCACTTGCGCCAGGCACTAGACCCATGGAGCTCCCCCACTGGCCGGAGTCATCCAGGTCAGCACTGGCGCCACTGGGAATCATCGGCAGCATCTGACCGGAGCCACCCAATTCGTAGTTGGGAAGCCGGCCGCCCTGCCCCGCCGTCTCTTGGCCATAGGAGGGAGCGACAATTCCGGGAAAGGTTTCAGCCTCTCCCTGATAGGCAATATCCGGAAGCCGCCCTACCGTCATGCTGAAGGCAGGCCGCGTCAAACCAGTCTCGGTGTTGATCACTCGTTGACGAAGATCATCACCTACGGCCACATGGTGCTCATATATCTCCCAGCGCAACTCATCGATGAACTCACGCAACCACATTCCGGCATCCTTGCGTGCCTGCGCCTCGGCCGTAGTGAGATCCACACCATTGGCCTGGTAGAACATCATCTGTTCTTCAAGCGCCATATGCATCTCATTGACGAAAAGACTCGCCGCGCCCTCATCACCGATCGCCCAGGCCAGTGCCGCTTCAGGGGTGAACCTCTCACATTCCCCCTCATGCCACGGGACACGCGCGTGAATCGAAGCGCCTGAGGAAAGTTCCTGGTACCAAGCCGGGTCGATGTGAAAGTTCGGAATGGGGAACGGCACACCCTCTCCCGAGACTCCTTGCTGTGCGGCGATAATGTCCGAAGATTCACTCAAGGAATCATGCAGTCTGTGCGCGTTGTCGGCAATCGTGCGGGAAAAAACTGACAATTGATGGATGAGGTCTTGTAGTTCGTCATAGTCCTCCCCCGCATAGCCAAGCCCGAGCTCCTTGATTCCTGCCTCGATGTCACGCCGGATGGAGTCGACGTCGTCGGCAACGCACGTTTTCCATTCCGCTGCCAGTGGCAACAAGGCATGGATGTCCTCTGGGCGGACCGCGTCGAGCATCTTAAGGAATGTCGGGCTATCTGGAGTGGGGCGATACTGCCCATTCGGATGGAGGCTTCCTGATTGACCAGCATCCACCACCGCCGACATGAGGACTTGCCAGTCAAATT is a window encoding:
- a CDS encoding TOMM precursor leader peptide-binding protein, whose product is MATAIRLDRLAVSAIGEFGRDVARELCDLGARIVPVEDPPDHASALVLVSWRPEPGHCAEWNRRAAAAGTPWLPVMVEHPRLIVGPWIDPTNGPCYSCFEFRRDQHDPGRQLRLRLRRAYSADDTLGVYGHLPHHVSLAESLIRMACAAPMPGSTHLLDLMSSQLSTYQVSARQDCPDCPKSSAWGDPRLAEAIAAAAPIETPVKEPQ
- a CDS encoding YcaO-like family protein translates to MHTLTQSVHPLGVVSDVRFSLAGRGLDRVRMAHARAGNTHIGHHGVTETHGHTILSGTGRLLDDAQLARHIAIAEAYERYAGSFPTAELVRARASDLPGRVFDHSRLARCTTSEYAHPDNPFVPFDPAAQIRWRRGVDLYTNEPTWLPAVLTGYGIHAEPNERICFQISTGHAVHSDPVRALLSGLMEVIERDAIALTWLEKLPLPPVHHSAYSAHVRYLLEAGRRRFLTTHLFDATTDIGVPTVYVLQQSAHDRQGRNLVGASTGRSLAEAAEKALIEVFTIRQLLHSTAPDQVDATWNDIMDGARYMAQPQRGVAFEFLTDGLDQRLVIEPGPGLPEDPLTALRQILSRLRELNMAAYCADLTTAELRRVGLCAVAVIVPDLQPMSLHPRSQFRAHPRLAEACARMGYPALSEKEQNSWPQPFA